TTGTTTAGCGCTTCTAGTATTGAATATGTGACAGGCTTGTCTATACACACGTATGACGTCACCACTGACACAGCATCAGCCGATGTGTATTCAATAGAAGCATCTAAAACCACTGATAGAGTTTTGTTTAGCGCTTCTAGTATTGAATATGTGTCGCGGCTTGTCTGTACCCACGTATGACGTCACAGCTGACGCGGCATCATCCTATCAAGTCCTTGAGCTTGTTCTTCAGCAGCCTGACCTTCCTATTGACGGCTCCCCGATAGTTCTTCCCCTCGATCTTTTGTGTCGCGAACCGGCTCCGGCTGGTGACCCTGTCGAGGAACTGGTCGTAGTAGTCCGGCAGCGGGGTGTCCTGTAGGGCTCCGGCGGCGGCGGCGTGTCGGGTACACATGTTCCGGATGAAGTGATTGAACATCGCCGTCTCCGTGAACCACTCCAGGAAGTAGTGGTTCTGCTTCGTGGTGGCGCTTTTGATGAACGACTCTttctgttataaaaaaaatttttttttttgtttaatacgcttttttagCTTCTGACGTATGTTTGTAACGaaaatctttgaaaatgattttgataccattcaaaacgtcggattaattgGAAATTTGGTATAACTTATTAAGGACCTAATGGACCTATAAaggacaattcaatatttaaaaaaaacaaaaaaattgaaattcaactaaaaaatgaaaaataaataatagtttaaaaaaactaacaaaatacacttttacagaaaatcaaactaaaaaatagaaaataaattaaaaaaaatttgaattaaaaataatgtaagaaaaaatgattttattgtaaaaaagcgtgggcacggcagaaataggcgggataccaccaccccgcgtgAGGCAGtcacgcgtttcggtttgaagggtggggcagtcgttggcagtgtcagtatagttacaaaactatactgagactttagaactcatatctcaaagtgtgtggcgacatttacgttgtagatgtctatggactccggtaaccaattagtaccaggtgggctgtgagctcgtccacccgtctaccCTCCCCCCTCAAAACGGACAGGAATAGGACGGCGTTGGGTGGGCGACTCCCTTCCCTACCACCCTGGGTGACGGGACGACACTTGCTCCAGCCAACCAATCAGCACTCACGTCGAACAAGACTCCGTCATTGCCCAGGTCCGCCTCGCCGACGACGCCGACCCGGAGGTGCCTCCAGTACCCGTCCAGAATCTCCACGAAGAACCTCATGAACGCCTCCGAGATCATCACGTTGCGGGTTTTCGTGTCTTCCTGCTTGTCCTGAAAACATGCGAGGTTGTTTCAAGCCGATAATGAGACGTGAGGTCGGCCGTGCTTGTGATTTATGAATATCATATAGACATAGATTGAATggcaaatatctttaaaaatattggcTTTAAGAATCGTGCgcttcgctttgaagggtggggcagcaattgtaactatactgaggtcttagaacttgtatctcaaggtgggtggcgcatttacgttgtagatgtctatgggctccagtaaccatttaacactaggtgggctgtgagctcgtccacccatatatgagtcgtctattatcaaaggcggcaatctgtgcatttggacaacaaaattttattgatatgttaatacagatttatttgaatataatcgtctccttcaaagaatacggttcaaaacctgcattaaataaaggttaatagttaacctgttatttatctaagatgtcgttccgaagagttttgtgactgccgatggaatacaaagtcaataattcgtttttctgatttaccaatcattgtccaaaagtcagattgccgcctttaataatagtcgactcataagtaataaaaaaaaatttggagatCCATGCCGGTGACCCCTGCAGTAAGTGGTAGGCGAGACAAAAATATCATGTTTCGTCTGTTTTGTCTATTTGGAACGGGCAACGGAATCATAAGCCAAACAGCCGataaagataatattttaaaataagatcatattttcttttttttctttgggAGAATTCTCAAAATACAAAACTAGTAATACCTTGTTTTTGGTGGACTCCATCTGTAAGGAGGTCTTCAGGGTCTTGTAGCTCGACGTAGGCAGGATCGTGGACTCGTCGCCCTGGTAGAACCTCAATTTGGACGGATGCGTCAGGTCTATCAGCATACCCTGGAATCAGCATTGCACTTGAGTGAGATTCGCTCGATTCAAATTTAACAAACATCAAAGCTAATGTTATGCGCGTCAGACAGAGAGAGCTATGACGTCAAAACGCACATTTAAAGGAACACTCCTTTTGCAGGAAAGAGACAGAGCATAGCTTCAATATTGATACCACATTACCTTCCCCCACTGGAGCAGAGTATATTCATTCTTaatggtagataccaccaccccgcctatttctaccgtgaagcagtaatgcgtttcggttcgaagggtggggcagccattgtaactatactgagaccttagaacttatatctcaaggtggatggcgcatttacgttgtacatttctatgggctccggtaaccacttaacaccaactaCATAGACTTCCCCAAAAAGAAGAACAGCGTACCTCTTCGAAACCAACGCCGCTGGTGTCCAAGTCCTGGGTTTTCAGCATCCCGGCCAGCATCGGCAGCGGGGCGTCCATGGCCTCGTGCTGGATCTCCCCCGGGACCGTCGATATCAGGGGCTGCTGCCAAACCATCGGGTACAGAGACAGCTGCAGGGCCTCCAGGCAGCTCGAGATGTCGCTGCGCAACGAAGGTACTGGTTACTCGAGACAACAGACAAAAGACCTAATCTCAGGCCCTTTGAAAGCGAGACTGTACACGTcccttcctaagctgatagccttgagaggctatatcagctaattgacgtgtaggtgagctcacggggctcaaacatgacgacgttgctaacatgaaacctagaaagagcagtgcttcgcagaatctaccaccggatcggaaaggcgacccactgagtagatccggcgaaatactcagtgggctgtctgtgggttaattcactcgagccctttgtcgccagcgacgggttcggcgaggacggtgacaggtgcttgaggtacctaaaagcatcgttaatggatcgggaggatccgtaatgacgtgtttagggcgacgtcgactgtttaccattcggtccacaggatcgggtatgtaattcccagcggccacgacaagagggttctcatgtcgtgccgccttctcaaagtgacaCGGTCATAAAGAATCTCTAATGtagcctttctcaaagtgggcgataacgcccccttgtgggcgctgcagacctaaaggggggcggtaagagacccagaaaaaacggggtgttgtgtagaggcttgggaggcgatttgtaatttcatctaggaggattcttagacaccgactgagctctcgctatagtggcttttaagtagttaaaaaaatgggcgcgctaaaaaataataattctcaaagtgggcagcagtagacaaaataagtttgggagccccggctCTAATTGAAGCAAAAAGACTCAATAAAATTGAGCAGTTCTAAGTTCATCGTTTAATCTGGCCTCAAATTACATTACGATTATTTTTCAGCAGGCAAgtatacggctcatctgatggtaagtggttaccgtcgcccgtggacgtcagcaatgacaggggcaaagccaagacGCTGCCCAATGTTGAAGTTTGGTCGGTCTTTTGATTCATATTAAAGAAGTCTGTGTAAAGTCATACTGCCCTCAGAGACGCGTAGAGACGGTCATTACCTTAGTTTATCCCCGACTATGATGACCTTTCGTTCCAGGAGCAGGGAGCCGAACACCTTGATCGCCAGCCCGGAGCCGAGCAGGTCCAGCATCTTAGAGAGGCAATCCTCGTCCACCCGAGGTACTATCGGCCGCTTGATAACCTTAGAGCTGTAGTGGAATAATTATTGTGATTTATAAATGAGCTCATGTCTTTTCTACTGCTTCTGGGGCAGCGAGCAGGAGCAAGCACCAGGTCTCGTCCAGTCCGAGTGGAGCAGCTcgatatttgaagtcgtcgtggcctaaaggataagacgtccggtgcattcgtgttgagcgatgcaccggtgttcgaatcccgcaggcgggtaccaatttttctaatgaaatacgtaatcaataaatgttcacgactgacttccacggtgaaggaataacataacgtgtaataaaaatcaaacccgcaaaagtataatttacgtaattactggtggtagaacctcttgtgagtccgcgcaggcaggtaccaccaccctgcctatttccgccgtgaaacagtaatgcgtttcggtttgtagggtggggcagccgttgtaattgtacttgagaccttagaacttatatatcaaggtgtgtggcgcatttacgttgtagatgtctatgggctccagtaaccacttaacactaggtgcgctgtgagctcgtccacacatctaagcaataaaaaaaaaagaactaacaTCAGCACCTGTGTGCTTaattcgagttttttaacgttttcgatcgcgtaaaagttaactcaaattcgtatacagttcgaacagcgcccctagcggcaaacgcaggaaAACGTTCCTATTCCATACTAATTTAACGTTAagtaactcgcactaagcacactgaagctAGTATCACTCTACAGCAGTACGCGAAGACTTGCTATGATAAGACTCACCCCGGACTGCAGAGGTCCAGCAGGACTTCCTTCGGTCCGTTGTTGTTCTGCAGGTCAGAGTACTCCGGCACATCATAGTCGTTGCACTTTGCACTGTCACTTGCACTGTTTACACTTGCACCGTTAGCACTTTCACATGTGAGTTCACTTTTGCACTGTCTGTAGTCCGGCACGGTCCTGGGCCTGTGCGGCACCGGGACGCCCTGGCCGGGCTCCGGGAAGTCCATCTCGAACAGCTTCTGCAGCACGAAGTTGATGTTCGTCTCGCAGCTGCCGTGGTGAGATTCGATTTCTTTGAGGACCTGTCGATAACCGAAGGTTAGTATTGTCATACGTCAGATCTTAGGCTAATAAAGGGCGGGACATATCGACATGATATCTCGAAGTTTGGTCTTCGGTGAGCACTTGACTGGACGCGTTAagttactagatccttcaatattcgttcggctattcgacgatagatggcgttactcttacaatattaatacatgaagcaaaaactttgtacccatttttacgaaaatagtgcggacggaggagactgaaatttcccacacttttagagaatatagagaaggagagtaaaatactatatttttttaaattatgcataaaaaagaacattaaatcaatataaaaaaacattacaagcaCTACCAGGGTCCTGAagctgcgatactttaagacaaaaaaaaatttttgcaaaaaaaaactatgtttattgtcatgcttttatttattgtttaaagtctgcggtcaaattgagaatagattgaatattgtttgtttttaatattatttgtctatggtgtAGTTATGGCgacatctgtgattatattacagaagtataatagtctttgacaatagaaccgtaataatgtttaagcataaattttcaatcaattatagtcgaatttcgactgaaCATCAAGTTTATCTGTTTCATTCAGTCCTTGTTAACATTAAACTATTGTTTGAATAGGACTATTAAACGTACCTTATAATAAAACCCAGGTGCTCTGTATTTCCCGATCAGGCAATAGCACAGGGGGAGGCAGCTGGTTCCACCTTCGGGGAGAACTCTTCGGCAGTATCTGCAAACCACAAGCATTCTATATCGTGGGaggaaaggctatttggtttaatcaTTGTAATTGTAAAGGTCCATTTTattttggtatcagcatcagcggttgtgtaactatactgagaccttagaacttatatctcaaggtgggtggcacattaaccttgtagatgtctatccggtaaccgcttaatatcaggtgggctgtaagctcgtctacccatctaagcaataaaaaaaaagttcgatgtttttaattaaacttcaactTAGAAATGGTCAACAAGCAGACACAAAtatacaataggcggtcttatcgctaaaagcgatctctttcagacaaccgtttaattaacagaaattctggaaaagataaagatataacaggtatgttgcggtgcactattaataatacattattagtaggtaggcagcgtcttgcctctgcccctggcattgctgaagtccatgggcgacggtaaccactctccatcaggtgggccgtatgctggtctgcccacaagggcaataaaaaaaataaaaaaatatatacgtacaataaataaatatacgccTAATAGAATGAAGAAAGCGCTAATAAGGAGcttttaatctatataataaatcttaataagcTAGGCTGTTTTGAGACATTAAGAAGTTCAGACTCACCCGTAAGATCTCTCGCCTCTCTCGTCGGTGAGCACCAATGAGTAGCACTGAGTGTCTGTCGCGTTGGCCGACCACTCGCTCTTCGAATCAGTGCTCAACGTTTCGGGGAATATCAGGTTCTCGATGTGCGGCGGCACTTGCACCTGGAATTAATGAGTAACTGGTCACAGGGGTCCACGGACAGCATGGCCCGAATGTCGTCCAGACCTTGAGACGCGAGGTCATAGTCGGGTATATTGGAAGCTGTCAATACGACTTCTTGTAGCGGTAATCATCAGGACCCATATGGACTCACAAATGGAACACATCATCAGTAATTGCTTTTTGATGAACACATATCCAAGAGAGTATAATACTCAAAGAGAATGCTATGAACCATTCTCCGATAAATTCCCAACTTGCCGTTTCCAACAACCACAGGAAGGTATACTGGTGGTGAcatcttgtgtgtccgcacgggtaggtaccaccaccccgcctgtttctgccgcgaagcagtaatgcgtttcggtgtgaagggtagtcgttgtaactatactgagactttactagaactcatatctcaaggtgggtggcggcatttactttgtaaatgcctatgggtttcggtaatcgcttaacaccaggtaagcacgtccacccacaaaaacaataaaaaaatatgagccGGTCCTTATTATACGACATCACACAGTAGATAGTTCTATCGATTGGACAATTTCCTAAAGCGAAAACCCTGTAAATGACAAATAAGCCACTTTAGCCACTGACCTGCTTCGGGAAGACGCTCTTCACGTACGCCTGGCCGGTCATGTAGTTCATGCCGACCAGAAGGCACACATTAAACAGTCCCTTCTCCCTTGGCTCGAAAGGCAGCTCAATATCTAAGCACCCGGCCTTTTCATCGATACTCAACCCGTCGAGGTCTCCAGTCAACAGATTCCCGCAGGAGTCGGTGAGATTGCATTTCGAatccaacgaatccattcttagtTTCGGTAGGTTCGTCTGCGACGCCCTGAAGCTCTTCCAGGATCTAAACGTCGAGTACTGGTTCTCGGGTGCGTCCGGCTTGTAGGAGCAGACCGACGTTTGGTGACGGTATTTCTGGGTTATCGGCTTCTTATCGAGATACGCTACCCGACTGGAGACCCTGCGGACGTAGTTCTTGCGTTTCTCTGTTAGGTTCCTGGTTATTTTGACAGATTCTGTAATAAATAGGTTGGTCTGGTCAAAGGACAAGAGAGACGTTTCAAAAGAAGTGAAAGAAGTGCTGGTACGCGCAGGTTCAAAAGATGCTACTGACGACCTGTTGGAGGACGTGGCATTCCACCAGCTTGGAACGACTCAAGTCTTTGTGACGAACCTTGGGGCAGACCTAAGTCTAGCTGTGGACGTCTGTAGGTCAGTGATGGACGGCTCGAGAAATTCTTACTAGATACcacagttttttttcctttaatataatttccaatTTCAAGACTTGGATTTTGTTGATCAGTTCATTTATCTTGGCTATTAGTGTCGAGGGCGGCAGGATAGCCAGAGAAGCAGAAAATGAGATACAACACAAACAAAGCGGCCGAGTGGGGCCACCTATCTTGAAACTTGAGGTCAAAGTCTTGGCCCTattgtataatggctgcctctTACAAACTGGTGCCAAGCTTGCCACGCGGCAGTTAGGTAGGACGGTATCTACGGTGCGGATGCACATAAATCCTATTGAATCCACCAGTAAATATACTGCACTTTCTTTCGGACATCCATTTTAAAATACCCTCAAAGCGGagattttttttcatcttaGACTAGTGAATGTTACGGCCTAACTGGTATTAAATTGTGACTGGACTTGAAATTTTAGTACACGAAGTCGTTCCTTCATAGCGGAACTCATACGTGAATTTGTGTACgtaactattttaacaaaatcggtacctacccgcgggattcgaacaccgacccagttgcatcactcgatactagtgcaccgggcgtcttatcttttaggtcaCGATGACTAACTACTAAGCAAGTTACTAAGTCGATTTAATAATTCCACCACttcaattcaaatcaaatcaaatcaattttttttttattcaacataaatgaaagtacatacttgttgaacgtcaaaaagaactaccgccaattcacaaaaccTAGCCTCCgccctgagaagaactggcaagaaactcagcgggcatgtctttttttcttaaatattattagatttttttttaaatattcatttttacaaggagtattataacgtaccaattattgtaatatcgaaatgcccggagcgagtaactcattcccactttgtgcaatctaatcttctagataatcattgactttatagtaagctttattgcacagacgttctttaatagtttcctaaaactatgtatatgtaggttctgaacatcttgtgggattttctTGTACagacgcacagacaaacacccgaatgaatttcgtatcttatgtaacctagtcatcggcacaacaagcttgtgtttgttcttCTTGTGTTCGTAATTAAGTTCCTCGTTAAaggcatatcgacgcttgaaaggcaaacgagactaagcgacaataactgcttggTACATAAatgaccatattcgatgcgcaaaaaaaatatatttctaggtcttttaaaatcatttcaatcctacagctactagctagattctactacagctagattcgttttaaaataaatttaattttcaggtatttcaactttaaattagtctactgtaaagttcacgcattgtcgcttagtcacgtttgcctttcaagcgtcgatatgtaaactAATCAACTTGAACCAACCTTCGCTGGTACTGCCGTCGGAGTTCTCGGTTGGG
This is a stretch of genomic DNA from Bombyx mori chromosome 23, ASM3026992v2. It encodes these proteins:
- the LOC101737221 gene encoding uncharacterized protein LOC101737221; amino-acid sequence: MISQPKNRVQAIKSKFENLGNENKPLLIKHTTTQLCKQKNSGVNIEEKHDQAIVNHEKNVGFDSSIGDHEPRPNTSYLYSRADLKAINSDNKTCLSRQTSDPGKKLHRSHAFRCDRNQIAPKRHGSCNGRSETANFTMISNQKLSKERLKILGNFLEEQMKKENFTPQGCTEDVANTNSVPDSQVPQSILDQYAKVNKVKKKDEKQDSTTDSGVSSETENLDDEKGRIKKLMTQFEKKSEVTPNLESMDQLSASSETMKLERKNPHLKLTDTLKKALKQPLPAGPPPKKPPRVFATITENVETPKKDPKKMLEKLEQVYEQRKADQSKNIKTASPKKPREVHYLCTEILDIAQRTLPPIHPSDPLSRCFKSLNCSFTNSTSSLPYTRLSTHNEFDPCNCNSNNELSTFLTEKCSKCQSNDNTDSFKCHLKCECSDKKSEFFVDKEHVYNEPYNGDTRTECERRSHYGTLNTLKTSSRSLEELRPIKKEEDEVIYDVPAEETRPDSPASTKSDFLKLRENFENPSQPMRETDALKPILKLSRSTENIEDSLKKNMTRKFWTETKRTRNRCEVLTRESPPKSYNQLHVDKENLNRLMNEIYETVTAACNMDENRPGCFPTENSDGSTSEESVKITRNLTEKRKNYVRRVSSRVAYLDKKPITQKYRHQTSVCSYKPDAPENQYSTFRSWKSFRASQTNLPKLRMDSLDSKCNLTDSCGNLLTGDLDGLSIDEKAGCLDIELPFEPREKGLFNVCLLVGMNYMTGQAYVKSVFPKQVQVPPHIENLIFPETLSTDSKSEWSANATDTQCYSLVLTDERGERSYGYCRRVLPEGGTSCLPLCYCLIGKYRAPGFYYKVLKEIESHHGSCETNINFVLQKLFEMDFPEPGQGVPVPHRPRTVPDYRQCKSELTCESANGASVNSASDSAKCNDYDVPEYSDLQNNNGPKEVLLDLCSPGSKVIKRPIVPRVDEDCLSKMLDLLGSGLAIKVFGSLLLERKVIIVGDKLSDISSCLEALQLSLYPMVWQQPLISTVPGEIQHEAMDAPLPMLAGMLKTQDLDTSGVGFEEGMLIDLTHPSKLRFYQGDESTILPTSSYKTLKTSLQMESTKNKDKQEDTKTRNVMISEAFMRFFVEILDGYWRHLRVGVVGEADLGNDGVLFDKESFIKSATTKQNHYFLEWFTETAMFNHFIRNMCTRHAAAAGALQDTPLPDYYDQFLDRVTSRSRFATQKIEGKNYRGAVNRKVRLLKNKLKDLIG